From the genome of Neomonachus schauinslandi chromosome 5, ASM220157v2, whole genome shotgun sequence, one region includes:
- the SRRM2 gene encoding serine/arginine repetitive matrix protein 2 isoform X3: protein MYNGIGLPTPRGSGTNGYVQRNLSLVRGRRGERPDYKGEEELRRLEAALVKRPNPDILDHERKRRVELRCLELEEMMEEQGYEEQQIQEKVATFRLMLLEKDVNPGGKEETPGQRPAVTETHQLAELNEKKNERLRAAFGISDSYVDGSSFDPQRRAREAKQPAPEPPKPYSLVRESSSSRSPTPKQKKKKKKKDRGRSESSSPRRERKKSSKKKKHRSESESKKRKHRSPTPKSKRKSKDKKRKRSRSTTPAPKSRRAHRSTSADSASSSDTSRSRSRSAAAKTHTTALTGRSPSPVSGRRGEGDAPSKEPGTTNIGQPSSPEPSTKQPSSPHEDKDKDKERSAVRPSPSPERSSTGPEPPAPTPLLAEQHGGSPQPLATITLSQEPVNPPSEASPPRGRSLTKSPEKPPQSSSESCPPSPQPTKVSRHASSSPESPKPAPAPGSRREISSSPTSKSRSHGRAKRDKSHSHTPSRRVGRSRSPTTTKRGRSRSRTPTKRGHSRSRSPQWRRSRSAQRWGRSRSPQRRGRSRSPQRPGWSRSRNTQRRGRSRSARRGRSHSRSPATRGRSRSRTPARRARSRSRTPARRRSRSRTPTRRRSRSRTPARRGRSRSRTPARRRSRTRSPVRRRSRSRSPARRSGRSRSRTPARRGRSRSRTPARRGRSRSRTPARRGRSRSRTPTRRGRSRSRTPARRRSRSRSVIRRGRSHSRTPQRRGRSGSSSERKNKSRASQRRSRSNSSPEMKKSRISSRRSRSLSSPRSKAKSRLSLRRSLSGSSPCPKQKSRTPPRRSRSGSSQPKAKSRTPPRRSRSGSSPPSNQKSKTPSRQSCSSSSPQPKTKSGTPPRQGSVTSPQANEQSATPQMQSCSESPDPEMKSTTPSRHSCSGSSPPRVKSSTSPRRSRSESSSPQPKVKAVTSPIQSCSGSSSPSPSRVTSKTPPRESRSESPCSKVESRLLQRQSHSRSSSPDTKVKPGMPPRQSHSGSTSPCPKVKPQTPSGHDLCGSKSPCSQEKSRDSSAQSSGFFSLCPGVKSSTPPGELCFATTSLQQKGQSQTSPDPRSDASSPEMKQSHSESPSLQSTSQTPLKGGWSRSSSPITELAPKSPARQERSELSSPRLKSVMSPEQSKSQSDSTLYPAMDSKSLLGQSRWEPSESKEKTGLLLQEDITVSSPRPRDKSSPLPVQDKPDSPPVLRETPKTPSRERGGGVGSSPDTKDQSALAKPSQDEELMEVVEKSEESSNQVPSHLSPELKEVAGSNFESSPEIEERPTVSLTVDQSQSQTSLEVEVPAVASTWSGPHFSPEHKELSNSPPRENSFGLPLEFRNSGPVAEMNTGFSPEVKEDLNGSFPNQLETDPFVDLKEQSTRSSRRSSSELSPDAVGKAGMSSYQSISSPVLDAVPRTPSRERSSSASPELKDGLPRTPSRRSRSGSSPGLRDGSGTPSRHSLSGSSPGMKDIPRTPSRGRSECDSSPEPKALPQTPRPRSRSPSSPELNNKCLTPQRERSGSESSVEQKAVARTPLGQRSRSGSSQELDGKPSASPQERSESDSSPDSKAKTRVPLRERSRSGSSPEVESKSRPSPRRSRSGSSPEVKDKPRAAPRAQSGSDSSPEPKAPALRALPRRSRSGSSSKGRGPSPEGSSSSESSPEHPPKSRTARRSSRSSPEPKTKSRTPPRRRSSRSSPELTRKARLSRRSRSASSSPETRSRTPPRRRRSPSVSSPEPAEKSRSSRRRRSASSPRAKTTSRRGRSPSPKPRGLQRSRSRSRREKTRTTRRRDRSGSSQSTSRRRQRSRSRSRVTRRRRGGSGYHSRSPARQESSRTSSRRRRGRSRTPPTSRKRSRSRTSPAPWKRSRSRASPATHRRSRSRTPLVSRRRSRSRTSPVSRRRSRSRTSVTRRRSRSRASPVSRRRSRSRTPPVTRRRSRSRTPTRRRSRSRTPPVTRRRSRSRTPPVTRRRSRSRTSPITRRRSRSRTSPVARRRSRSRTSPVTRRRSRSRTSPVTRRRSRSRTPPAIRRRSRSRTPLLPRKRSRSRSPLAVRRRSRSRTPRTTRGKRSLTRSPPAIRRRSASGSSSDRSRSASPPATRNHSGSRTPPVALNSSRMSCFSRPSMSPTPLDRCRSPGMLEPLGSSRTPMSVLQQAGGSMMDGPGPRIPDHPRTSVPENHAQSRIALALTAISLGTARPPPSMSAAGLAARMSQVPAPVPLMSLRTAPAASLASRIPAASAAAMNLASARTPAIPTAVNLADSRTPAAAAAMNLASPRTAVAPSAVNLADPRTPTAPAVNLAGARTPAALAALSLTGSGTPPTAANYPSSSRTPQAAAPANLVGPRSAHATAPVNIASSRTPPALAPASLTSARMAPALSGANLTSPRVPLSAYERVSGRTSPPLLDRARSRTPPGGPGSRTPPSALSQSRMTSERAPSPASRMVQAPSQCVLPPAQDRPRSPVPSAFSDQSRALLSQTTPVAGSQSLSSGTVAKTTSSAGDHNGMLSGPVPGMSHPEGGEPPASTGAQQPSPLAALQPAKERRSSSSSSSSSSSSSSSSSSSSSSSSSSGSSSSDSEGSSLPTQPEVALKRVPSPAPASKEAVREGRPQEPTPAKRKRRSSSSSSSSSSSSSSSSSSSSSSSSSSSSSSSSSSSSSTSSSPSPAKPGPQALPKPASPKKPPPGERRSRSPRKPIDSLRDSRSLSYSPAERRRPSPQPSPRDQQSSSERGSRRGQRGDSRSPGHKRRRETPSPRPVRHRSSRSP, encoded by the exons ATGTACAACGGGATCGGGCTGCCGACGCCCCGGGGCAGCGGCACCAACGGCTACGTCCAGCGCAACCTGTCCCTGGTGCGGGGCCGCCGGGGTGAGCGGCCTGACTACAAGGGAGAGGAGGAACTGCGGCGCCTGGAGGCTGCCCTGGTGAAGCGGCCTAATCCTGACATCCTGGACCACGAGCGCAAGCGGCGCGTGGAGCTGCGATGCCTCGAGCTGGAGGAGATGATGgaagagcaggg GTACGAGGAACAGCAAATTCAGGAAAAGGTGGCTACCTTTCGACTCATGTTGCTGGAGAAGGATGTGAACCCTGGGGGCAAGGAAGAGACCCCAGGACAGAGGCCAGC ggtAACTGAGACTCACCAGTTGGCAgaactgaatgagaagaaaaatgagcGACTCCGTGCTGCCTTTGGCATCAGTGATTCCTATGTGGATGGCAGCTCTTTTGATCCTCAGCGTCGTGCTCGAGAAGCTAAACAACCAGCTCCAGAGCCTCCCAAACCTTACAG TCTTGTCCGGGAGTCCAGCAGTTCTCGCTCACCCAccccaaagcaaaaaaagaaaaaaaagaagaaagatagagGACG GTCAGAGAGCAGCTCTCCTCGAcgagagaggaagaagagctcGAAGAAGAAGAAGCACAG GTCAGAGTCTGAATCCAAAAAACGGAAGCATAG GTCTCCCACTCCAAAGAGCAAACGTAAATCTAAGGACAAGAAGCGGAAGCG GTCTCGAAGTACAACACCAGCCCCCAAGAGCCGTCGGGCCCACCGTTCAACATCTGCTGACTCTGCTTCCTCTTCTGATACTTCCCGCAGTCG GTCTCGAAGTGCAGCAGCAAAAACGCATACAACTGCCTTGACTGGGCGAAGTCCTTCCCCTGTTTCAGGGCGTCGAGGGGAGGGAGATGCACCTTCTAAGGAACCAGGTACCACCAACATAGGGCAGCCTAGCAGCCCAGAGCCCTCTACAAAGCAGCCTAGCAGTCCTCATGAAGACAAAGATAAAGACAAGGAG AGATCTGCAGTTCGACCTAGCCCCTCTCCGGAAAGGAGCAGCACAGGCCCAGAACCACCTGCTCCCACCCCGCTCCTTGCTGAGCAACATGGCGGCTCCCCACAACCCCTTGCAACAATCACGTTAAGTCAGGAGCCAGTGAACCCCCCATCTGAGGCTTCCCCACCCCGGGGCCGTTCACTAACTAAGTCTCCTGAGAAACCTCCCCAGTCTTCTTCAGAGAGCTGCCCACCATCCCCTCAACCTACCAAAGTTTCTCGACATGCCAGCTCTTCCCCCGAAAGTCCTAAACCTGCACCAGCTCCTGGGTCCCGCCGAGAAATTTCTTCTTCTCCCACATCCAAGAGTCGCTCACATGGCCGGGCAAAGCGGGATAAGTCACATTCTCATACCCCTTCTCGAAGAGTGGGGAGGTCCCGTAGCCCTACCACTACTAAGAGGGGACGATCTCGGTCTCGAACCCCTACCAAGAGAGGTCATTCTCGGTCCCGGTCCCCTCAGTGGCGTAGGTCCCGGTCTGCACAGAGGTGGGGACGATCCAGAAGCCCCCAGCGACGTGGCCGCTCTAGGTCTCCTCAGCGACCAGGCTGGTCTAGAAGCAGAAATACCCAGAGAAGAGGCAGGTCTAGATCAGCAAGGCGAGGCAGGTCACACTCTAGATCCCCAGCCACTAGGGGCAGATCTCGTTCTAGGACGCCAGCCCGTCGGGCCAGGTCTCGCTCTAGAACACCTGCCAGGCGCAGATCACGATCCAGAACACCCACCAGACGTAGGTCTCGCTCTAGAACACCAGCCCGGCGGGGCAGGTCTCGCTCTAGAACACCTGCTAGGCGCAGATCTAGGACCCGATCACCAGTACGACGGAGGTCTCGTAGCAGATCACCAGCCAGGAGAAGTGGCAGGTCACGCTCTAGAACCCCAGCCAGACGTGGTCGGTCACGCTCTAGAACCCCAGCCAGAAGAGGGAGATCTCGGTCTAGAACACCTGCAAGACGAGGACGGTCTCGGTCTAGGACACCGACAAGACGAGGACGGTCTCGGTCTAGGACACCTGCAAGACGAAGATCTCGTAGTAGAAGTGTGATTAGACGGGGAAGATCTCACTCTAGAACGCCACAAAGAAGAGGCAGGTCTGGTTCATCATCAGAGCGGAAGAACAAATCCAGAGCGTCACAGAGAAGGAGCAGGTCCAACTCAAGCCCAGAAATGAAAAAATCTCGCATTTCTTCAAGGCGGAGCAGGTCTCTCTCTTCACCACGGTCCAAAGCAAAATCTCGCTTGTCTCTGCGGCGAAGCCTTTCAGGGTCATCTCCGTGTCCTAAACAAAAGTCTCGGACACCACCAAGGCGCAGTCGCTCTGGATCATCCCAACCAAAAGCTAAATCTAGAACACCACCAAGGCGAAGTCGGTCTGGTTCTTCTCCTCCTTCTAATCAGAAATCTAAAACACCATCAAGACAGAGTTGTTCCAGTTCATCTCCTCAACCTAAAACGAAGTCTGGAACGCCACCAAGGCAAGGGTCTGTAACAAGTCCCCAGGCAAATGAACAATCTGCCACGCCACAAATGCAGAGCTGTTCAGAATCACCTGACCCTGAGATGAAATCTACAACCCCTTCGAGACATAGCTGCTCTGGGTCCTCCCCTCCTAGAGTGAAATCAAGCACATCTCCAAGACGGAGCCGATCTGAGTCATCGTCTCCACAACCCAAAGTGAAGGCAGTAACGTCACCAATCCAGAGCTGTTCTGGCTCCTCTTCTCCAAGTCCTAGCAGGGTGACATCCAAAACACCTCCAAGGGAAAGCAGATCAGAGTCTCCTTGCTCCAAGGTGGAATCTAGACTGTTGCAAAGACAAAGCCATTCTAGGTCCTCCTCACCAGATACCAAAGTGAAACCTGGAATGCCACCAAGACAAAGTCACTCAGGATCTACTTCTCCATGCCCTAAAGTAAAGCCCCAAACTCCATCGGGACATGATCTTTGTGGATCGAAGTCACCGTGTTCCCAAGAGAAGTCTAGAGACTCATCAGCACAAAGTTCTggattcttctctctctgtccaggAGTAAAGTCTAGCACACCACCAGGAGAGCTGTGTTTTGCCACCACCTCTTTGCAACAGAAAGGACAATCTCAAACTTCACCAGACCCTAGATCTGATGCTTCAAGTCCAGAAATGAAACAGAGTCACTCTGAGTCTCCATCTCTGCAGAGCACATCTCAGACACCTCTTAAGGGTGGCTGGTCCAGGTCCTCATCTCCAATCACTGAGCTGGCACCCAAATCTCCAGCAAGACAAGAAAGAAGCGAATTATCCAGTCCTAGGCTAAAATCTGTAATGTCTCCTGAGCAGAGCAAGTCTCAGTCTGACTCTACCCTATATCCTGCAATGGACTCGAAATCTCTTCTGGGGCAGAGTAGATGGGAGCCTTCtgaatcaaaagagaaaacaggctTACTCCTTCAGGAGGATATTACTGTGTCATCTCCTAGACCAAGAGACAAATCAAGTCCTCTTCCAGTGCAGGATAAGCCTGATTCCCCACCAGTACTCAGAGAGACTCCTAAAACCCCATCAAGGGAAAGAGGTGGTGGTGTTGGATCATCTCCAGATACAAAAGACCAAAGTGCGTTAGCTAAGCCAAGCCAAGATGAAGAATTAATGGAGGTGGTAGAGAAATCTGAAGAATCCTCAAACCAGGTCCCCTCCCATTTGTCTCCGGAACTTAAAGAAGTGGCTGGAAGTAACTTTGAATCATCTCCTGAAATAGAAGAAAGACCCACTGTGTCTTTAACTGTTGACCAAAGCCAGTCGCAGACTTCTTTGGAAGTAGAAGTCCCTGCAGTGGCCTCAACTTGGAGTGGGCCACATTTTTCTCCAGAACATAAAGAACTGTCTAATTCTCCCCCGAGGGAGAATAGTTTTGGGTTACCTTTAGAATTTAGAAACTCAGGTCCTGTTGCAGAAATGAATACTGGATTTTCTCCTGAAGTTAAAGAAGATCTGAATGGATCTTTTCCTAATCAGCTGGAGACAGATCCATTTGTAGATCTGAAGGAACAATCAACAAGGTCCTCTAGACGCAGTAGTTCTGAGTTATCCCCAGATGCAGTGGGAAAAGCAGGAATGTCTTCATATCAGAGTATTTCTTCACCGGTACTTGATGCAGTACCCAGAACACCATCAAGGGAAAGAAGTAGCTCTGCATCTCCTGAACTGAAAGATGGCTTACCCAGAACCCCTTCGAGGAGAAGCAGGTCTGGGTCTTCTCCAGGACTTAGAGATGGGTCTGGGACTCCCTCAAGACACAGCTTATCTGGGTCCTCTCCTGGAATGAAAGATATACCTAGAACACCATCCAGGGGGAGAAGCGAATGTGATTCTTCTCCAGAACCAAAAGCTTTGCCTCAGACTCCTAGGCCAAGAAGTCGTTCACCATCATCCCCAGAGCTCAACAACAAGTGTCTTAccccccagagagagagaagtgggtcAGAATCATCAGTTGAACAGAaggctgtggctaggactcctCTTGGTCAGAGAAGTCGATCTGGATCTTCTCAAGAACTCGATGGGAAACCAAGTGCATCCCCTCAAGAAAGAAGTGAATCAGACTCTTCTCCAGATTCTAAAGCTAAGACACGAGTACCACTTAGAGAAAGGAGTCGCTCTGGGTCATCTCCAGAGGTCGAGAGCAAATCCCGACCTTCTCCTCGGCGCAGTAGATCTGGCTCATCTCCTGAAGTTAAAGATAAGCCAAGAGCAGCACCCAGGGCACAGAGTGGTTCTGATTCCTCTCCTGAACCCAAGGCTCCTGCCCTTCGTGCTCTTCCCAGACGAAGCAGGTCAGGTTCATCAAGCAAAGGCAGAGGCCCTTCTCCTGAAGGAAGCAGCAGTTCAGAGTCGTCTCCAGAACACCCACCCAAATCCAGAACTGCTAGAAGAAGCTCTAGGTCCTCACCAGAGCCCAAGACCAAGTCCCGTACTCCACCTCGCCGTCGCAGCTCTCGATCCTCTCCTGAGCTGACTAGGAAGGCCAGACTCTCTCGAAGAAGCCGCTCTGCATCATCCTCACCGGAAACCCGTTCTAGAACTCCCCCAAGGCGCCGAAGAAGTCCTTCAGTCTCTTCCCCAGAGCCAGCTGAAAAGTCAAGATCCTCACGCCGCCGGCGCTCAGCTTCATCCCCACGTGCTAAGACAACTTCAAGGAGAGGCCGTTCTCCGTCACCAAAGCCCCGTGGGCTCCAGAGGTCCCGTTCCCGCTCAAGGAGGGAGAAAACCAGAACAACTAGACGTCGAGATAGGTCTGGATCTTCTCAGTCAACCTCTCGGAGAAGACAGCGGAGCCGGTCAAGGTCTCGGGTCACTCGTCGGCGGAGAGGAGGCTCTGGTTACCACTCAAGGTCTCCCGCCCGGCAGGAGAGTTCCCGAACTTCTTCCCGACGCCGAAGAGGCCGTTCGCGGACACCCCCGACCAGTCGGAAGCGGTCCCGCTCACGTACCTCACCAGCCCCATGGAAACGTTCAAGGTCTAGGGCCTCTCCCGCCACTCACCGGCGATCCCGGTCCAGAACACCTCTGGTCAGCCGCCGTAGGTCCAGGTCTAGAACTTCACCAGTCAGTCGGAGACGATCAAGGTCCAGGACATCAGTGACTCGACGAAGATCTCGATCCAGAGCATCTCCAGTGAGTCGAAGGCGATCCAGGTCTAGAACACCACCGGTAACCCGCCGTCGTTCAAGGTCCAGAACACCGACACGCCGGCGCTCCCGTTCTAGAACTCCACCAGTGACCCGAAGAAGGTCTAGATCTAGGACTCCACCAGTAACCAGGAGGCGATCTCGAAGCAGAACTTCCCCTATCACTCGCAGAAGGTCGAGATCGAGAACATCCCCAGTCGCCCGTAGAAGATCTAGATCTCGCACATCTCCAGTAACTCGAAGGAGGTCCCGCTCTCGAACCTCTCCAGTGACACGCCGCCGATCTCGGTCCCGAACACCTCCAGCTATTCGGCGCCGCTCTAGGTCTCGGACCCCACTGTTGCCACGCAAACGTTCTCGAAGTCGCTCTCCACTTGCTGTCCGCCGCCGTTCTAGATCCCGTACTCCGCGAACAACTCGGGGCAAACGGTCCTTAACAAGATCTCCTCCTGCCATCCGAAGGCGTTCTGCATCTGGAAGTAGTTCTGATCGTTCACGTTCTGCTAGTCCTCCAGCAACAAGGAATCATTCTGGTTCTCGGACACCTCCAGTAGCGCTCAATAGTTCCAGGATGAGCTGCTTCAGTCGTCCTAGCATGTCACCAACACCTCTGGACCGCTGTCGATCACCTGGAATGCTCGAACCCCTTGGCAGCTCTAGAACACCCATGTCTGTCCTGCAGCAAGCTGGTGGCTCCATGATGGATGGTCCAGGTCCCCGAATTCCTGATCACCCAAGAACATCTGTGCCGGAAAATCATGCACAGTCTAGAATTGCACTTGCCCTGACAGCCATCAGTCTTGGCACTGCTCGGCCGCCTCCATCCATGTCTGCTGCTGGCCTTGCTGCAAGAATGTCCCAGGTTCCAGCTCCAGTGCCTCTCATGAGTCTCAGAACAGCCCCAGCTGCAAGCCTTGCCAGTAGGATTCCTGCAGCCTCTGCAGCAGCCATGAACCTGGCCAGTGCCAGGACACCTGCCATACCAACAGCAGTGAACCTGGCTGACTCGAGAACACCAGCTGCAGCAGCAGCCATGAACTTGGCCAGCCCCAGAACAGCAGTGGCACCTTCTGCTGTGAACCTTGCTGACCCTCGCACCCCTACAGCCCCAGCTGTGAACCTAGCAGGAGCCAGAACCCCAGCTGCTTTGGCAGCTTTGAGTCTCACCGGCTCTGGCACACCCCCAACTGCTGCAAACTATCCCTCCAGCTCCAGAACACCCCAGGCCGCAGCCCCTGCAAACCTGGTGGGTCCTAGATCTGCACATGCCACAGCTCCTGTGAATATTGCCAGTTCAAGAACCCCTCCTGCCTTGGCACCTGCAAGCCTCACCAGTGCTAGAATGGCTCCAGCCTTGTCTGGTGCAAACCTTACCAGCCCCAGGGTGCCCCTCTCTGCCTACGAGCGCGTTAGTGGCAGAACCTCACCACCGCTTCTTGACAGAGCCAGATCAAGAACCCCGCCGGGAGGCCCAGGCTCCAGAACCCCACCATCTGCCCTGAGCCAGTCTAGAATGACCTCTGAGCgggctccctctcctgcctctagAATGGTCCAGGCTCCCTCACAGtgtgttcttcctccagctcaggATAGACCTAGGTCCCCTGTGCCATCTGCTTTTTCTGACCAGTCCCGAGCTTTGCTTTCCCAGACAACCCCTGTAGCAGGGTCTCAGTCCCTTTCCTCTGGGACAGTGGCCAAGACCACGTCCTCTGCTGGTGACCACAATGGCATGCTCTCTGGCCCTGTCCCTGGGATGTCCCATCCTGAGGGTGGGGAACCACCTGCCTCCACGGGGGCCCAGCAGCCTTCCCCGTTGGCCGCCCTGCAGCCGGCAAAGGAGCGGCggagttcctcctcctcctcctcctccagctcctcctcttcgtcatcatcatcatcgtcttcctcctcctcctcctcttctggttCCAGTTCTAGCGACTCAGAGGGCTCTAGCCTTCCTACCCAACCTGAGGTAGCACTGAAGAG GGTACCCAGCCCCGCCCCAGCCTCAAAGGAGGCTGTTCGAGAGGGACGTCCTCAGGAGCCGACCCCAGCCAAGCGGAAGAGGCGCTCTAGTAGCTCCAGTtccagctcctcctcctcttcctcctcttcctcctcctcttcttcctcttcctcctcctcttcctcctcctcctcctcctcttcttcctcctcttcgacttcttcctccccctcccctgctaaGCCTGGCCCTCAGGCCTTGCCCAAACCTGCAAGCCCCAAGAAGCCACCCCCTGGCGAGCGGAG GTCCCGTAGCCCCCGGAAGCCAATAGACTCCCTCCGAGACTCTCGGTCCCTCAGCTACTCGCCTGCGGAGCGCCGCCGCCCCTCGCCCCAGCCCTCGCCACGGGACCAGCAGAG CAGCAGTGAGCGGGGTTCCCGCAGAGGCCAGCGTGGGGACAGTCGCTCCCCAGGCCACAAGCGCAGGAGGGAGACGCCTAGCCCCCGCCCTGTGCGGCACCGCTCCTCCAG GTCTCCTTGA